In Archocentrus centrarchus isolate MPI-CPG fArcCen1 chromosome 16, fArcCen1, whole genome shotgun sequence, a single window of DNA contains:
- the epn1a gene encoding epsin-1 isoform X3, protein MSTSSLRRQVKNIVHNYSEAEIKVREATSNDPWGPSSSLMSEIADLTYNVVAFSEIMSMVWKRLNDHGKNWRHVYKAMTLMEYLIKTGSERVAQQCRENIYAVQTLKDFQYIDRDGKDQGVNVREKAKQLVTLLKDEERLREERIHALKTKEKMAQTSSASSAPSAPSLGGSLSLGSHSGGADSEQAWPQSSGEEDLQLQLALAMSKEEAEQEERLRRGDDLRLQMAIEESKREKPKSESALMELSAVDPWGAPAAPAVGSAGPSPPPTVSASAASGPWGTASTDPWGVASPTSPTSSDPWGGGAPPTIAPPPDPWGDTSNKVNNVDPWGSSAVTPPSADPWGPPLPPSTSSSGGPVDPWAKDGPVPASDPITSDIWSGSAKHTNGTVDPERRGSSATGADSTGSPVPFDLSSLGSSLPVRKTPESFLGPNAALVDLDSLVPSKPKPKQPPPPSISSSSAHNPFLQNTGSSPATGMAVTPGSTISSRGVSPTPASSNPFGVAPPMTSISPQPSSLGLSGLRTSPVPPNPMLGMVQPGMGMAPMSMGMGAPGMGLGMMQASPMGMPYSGLSPMAPPGSGLMGPGGAPPPQLILGGPTGTGGVMGAGGSVGGGGTTGASTNPFLL, encoded by the exons ATGTCGACCTCATCGCTACGGCGACAAGTGAAGAACATCGTCCACAACTATTCAGAGGCTGAAATCAAG GTAAGAGAGGCGACGTCCAATGACCCATGGGGCCCCAGCAGCTCTCTTATGTCAGAGATTGCCGATCTTACCTACAATGTCGTGGCCTTTTCGGAAATCATGAGCATGGTATGGAAGCGCCTCAACGACCACGGCAAGAACTGGAGACATGTGTACAAG GCTATGACTCTTATGGAGTACCTGATCAAAACGGGTTCAGAACGTGTTGCCCAACAGTGCCGAGAGAATATTTACGCAGTCCAGACCCTCAAAGATTTCCAGTACATAGACAGAGATGGCAAAGACCAG GGGGTGAATGTTCGAGAGAAAGCCAAACAGTTGGTGACACTGTTGAAAGATGAAGAGAGACTAAGAGAGGAGAGGATCCATGccctgaaaaccaaagagaagaTGGCACAGACCTCCAGTG CCTCCTCAGCCCCCTCAGCACCCAGCCTGGGGGGCAGCCTTTCGCTGGGCTCTCACTCCGGTGGTGCTGATAGTGAGCAGGCTTGGCCACAGAGCTCTGGAGAAGAAGATCTGCAGCTCCAGCTGGCTTTGGCCATGAGTAAAGAAGAGGCAGAGCAG GAGGAGCGGCTGCGCAGAGGTGATGACCTGAGACTGCAGATGGCTATCGAGGAGAGCAAGAGGGAGAAGCCAAAATCAGAG AGTGCTCTGATGGAGCTGAGTGCTGTGGACCCCTGGGGGGCCCCTGCTGCTCCCGCTGTGGGCTCTGCTGGACCCTCACCTCCACCCACAGTTTCTGCCTCTGCTGCCTCAGGCCCATGGGGCACAGCTTCCACAGATCCATGGGGGGTAGCATCACCTACATCCCCTACTAGCTCCGACCCTTGGGGTGGGGGAGCTCCGCCCACTATAGCTCCTCCTCCAGACCCCTGGGGAGATACATCCAACAAAGTTAACAACGTCGACCCTTGGGGAAGTTCAG CTGTGACCCCCCCCAGTGCTGACCCCTGGGGTCCTCCATTGCCTCCCAgcacttcctcctctgggggGCCAGTAGACCCCTGGGCAAAGGACGGGCCTGTCCCTGCCTCTGACCCTATCACCTCCGACATCTGGAGTGGCTCTGCCAAACACACTAACGGCACAG TAGATCCAGAGAGGCGAGGTTCTTCAGCAACAGGCGCTGACAGCACAGGCTCACCGGTGCCCTTTGACCTGTCCTCTCTTGGATCTTCACTTCCTGTTCGGAAGACTCCTGAGTCCTTCCTTGGCCCCAACGCAGCACTGGTGGATCTTGATTCCCTGGTGCCGTCTAAACCCAAACCCAAACAGCCACCACCACCTTCCATCTCTTCCTCATCAGCACACAATCCCTTCCTTCAGAACACAG GTTCATCTCCTGCTACTGGTATGGCAGTGACTCCAGGCAGTACCATTTCCAGTAGGGGGGTTTCTCCAACACCTGCGTCCTCCAACCCTTTTGGTGTGGCCCCTCCTATGACCTCTATCTCACCTCAGCCCTCCTCACTTGGACTGAGTGGCCTCCGCACCAGTCCTGTGCCTCCCAATCCCATGCTGGGCATGGTGCAACCAGGAATGGGCATGGCGCCGATGAGTATGGGAATGGGGGCTCCAGGAATGGGCCTGGGCATGATGCAGGCCAGCCCCATGGGCATGCCCTACAGTGGGCTCTCCCCAATGGCACCCCCAGGCTCGGGTCTCATGGGACCTGGAGGTGCACCACCTCCTCAGCTGATTTTGGGTGGGCCCACAGGAACAGGAGGGGTGATGGGGGCGGGAGGATCAGTGGGAGGTGGAGGAACGACGGGTGCAAGCACCAACCCATTTCTTCTTTGA
- the epn1a gene encoding epsin-1 isoform X1 has translation MSTSSLRRQVKNIVHNYSEAEIKVREATSNDPWGPSSSLMSEIADLTYNVVAFSEIMSMVWKRLNDHGKNWRHVYKAMTLMEYLIKTGSERVAQQCRENIYAVQTLKDFQYIDRDGKDQGVNVREKAKQLVTLLKDEERLREERIHALKTKEKMAQTSSASSAPSAPSLGGSLSLGSHSGGADSEQAWPQSSGEEDLQLQLALAMSKEEAEQNSTDPLEDAELRYALTLSKEIHQQEERLRRGDDLRLQMAIEESKREKPKSESALMELSAVDPWGAPAAPAVGSAGPSPPPTVSASAASGPWGTASTDPWGVASPTSPTSSDPWGGGAPPTIAPPPDPWGDTSNKVNNVDPWGSSAVTPPSADPWGPPLPPSTSSSGGPVDPWAKDGPVPASDPITSDIWSGSAKHTNGTVDPERRGSSATGADSTGSPVPFDLSSLGSSLPVRKTPESFLGPNAALVDLDSLVPSKPKPKQPPPPSISSSSAHNPFLQNTGSSPATGMAVTPGSTISSRGVSPTPASSNPFGVAPPMTSISPQPSSLGLSGLRTSPVPPNPMLGMVQPGMGMAPMSMGMGAPGMGLGMMQASPMGMPYSGLSPMAPPGSGLMGPGGAPPPQLILGGPTGTGGVMGAGGSVGGGGTTGASTNPFLL, from the exons ATGTCGACCTCATCGCTACGGCGACAAGTGAAGAACATCGTCCACAACTATTCAGAGGCTGAAATCAAG GTAAGAGAGGCGACGTCCAATGACCCATGGGGCCCCAGCAGCTCTCTTATGTCAGAGATTGCCGATCTTACCTACAATGTCGTGGCCTTTTCGGAAATCATGAGCATGGTATGGAAGCGCCTCAACGACCACGGCAAGAACTGGAGACATGTGTACAAG GCTATGACTCTTATGGAGTACCTGATCAAAACGGGTTCAGAACGTGTTGCCCAACAGTGCCGAGAGAATATTTACGCAGTCCAGACCCTCAAAGATTTCCAGTACATAGACAGAGATGGCAAAGACCAG GGGGTGAATGTTCGAGAGAAAGCCAAACAGTTGGTGACACTGTTGAAAGATGAAGAGAGACTAAGAGAGGAGAGGATCCATGccctgaaaaccaaagagaagaTGGCACAGACCTCCAGTG CCTCCTCAGCCCCCTCAGCACCCAGCCTGGGGGGCAGCCTTTCGCTGGGCTCTCACTCCGGTGGTGCTGATAGTGAGCAGGCTTGGCCACAGAGCTCTGGAGAAGAAGATCTGCAGCTCCAGCTGGCTTTGGCCATGAGTAAAGAAGAGGCAGAGCAG AATAGCACGGACCCTCTGGAGGATGCAGAGCTCCGCTATGCACTCACACTCAGCAAAGAGATTCACCAACAG GAGGAGCGGCTGCGCAGAGGTGATGACCTGAGACTGCAGATGGCTATCGAGGAGAGCAAGAGGGAGAAGCCAAAATCAGAG AGTGCTCTGATGGAGCTGAGTGCTGTGGACCCCTGGGGGGCCCCTGCTGCTCCCGCTGTGGGCTCTGCTGGACCCTCACCTCCACCCACAGTTTCTGCCTCTGCTGCCTCAGGCCCATGGGGCACAGCTTCCACAGATCCATGGGGGGTAGCATCACCTACATCCCCTACTAGCTCCGACCCTTGGGGTGGGGGAGCTCCGCCCACTATAGCTCCTCCTCCAGACCCCTGGGGAGATACATCCAACAAAGTTAACAACGTCGACCCTTGGGGAAGTTCAG CTGTGACCCCCCCCAGTGCTGACCCCTGGGGTCCTCCATTGCCTCCCAgcacttcctcctctgggggGCCAGTAGACCCCTGGGCAAAGGACGGGCCTGTCCCTGCCTCTGACCCTATCACCTCCGACATCTGGAGTGGCTCTGCCAAACACACTAACGGCACAG TAGATCCAGAGAGGCGAGGTTCTTCAGCAACAGGCGCTGACAGCACAGGCTCACCGGTGCCCTTTGACCTGTCCTCTCTTGGATCTTCACTTCCTGTTCGGAAGACTCCTGAGTCCTTCCTTGGCCCCAACGCAGCACTGGTGGATCTTGATTCCCTGGTGCCGTCTAAACCCAAACCCAAACAGCCACCACCACCTTCCATCTCTTCCTCATCAGCACACAATCCCTTCCTTCAGAACACAG GTTCATCTCCTGCTACTGGTATGGCAGTGACTCCAGGCAGTACCATTTCCAGTAGGGGGGTTTCTCCAACACCTGCGTCCTCCAACCCTTTTGGTGTGGCCCCTCCTATGACCTCTATCTCACCTCAGCCCTCCTCACTTGGACTGAGTGGCCTCCGCACCAGTCCTGTGCCTCCCAATCCCATGCTGGGCATGGTGCAACCAGGAATGGGCATGGCGCCGATGAGTATGGGAATGGGGGCTCCAGGAATGGGCCTGGGCATGATGCAGGCCAGCCCCATGGGCATGCCCTACAGTGGGCTCTCCCCAATGGCACCCCCAGGCTCGGGTCTCATGGGACCTGGAGGTGCACCACCTCCTCAGCTGATTTTGGGTGGGCCCACAGGAACAGGAGGGGTGATGGGGGCGGGAGGATCAGTGGGAGGTGGAGGAACGACGGGTGCAAGCACCAACCCATTTCTTCTTTGA
- the epn1a gene encoding epsin-1 isoform X2, whose amino-acid sequence MSTSSLRRQVKNIVHNYSEAEIKVREATSNDPWGPSSSLMSEIADLTYNVVAFSEIMSMVWKRLNDHGKNWRHVYKAMTLMEYLIKTGSERVAQQCRENIYAVQTLKDFQYIDRDGKDQGVNVREKAKQLVTLLKDEERLREERIHALKTKEKMAQTSSASSAPSAPSLGGSLSLGSHSGGADSEQAWPQSSGEEDLQLQLALAMSKEEAEQNSTDPLEDAELRYALTLSKEIHQQEERLRRGDDLRLQMAIEESKREKPKSESALMELSAVDPWGAPAAPAVGSAGPSPPPTVSASAASGPWGTASTDPWGVASPTSPTSSDPWGGGAPPTIAPPPDPWGDTSNKVNNVDPWGSSAVTPPSADPWGPPLPPSTSSSGGPVDPWAKDGPVPASDPITSDIWSGSAKHTNGTDPERRGSSATGADSTGSPVPFDLSSLGSSLPVRKTPESFLGPNAALVDLDSLVPSKPKPKQPPPPSISSSSAHNPFLQNTGSSPATGMAVTPGSTISSRGVSPTPASSNPFGVAPPMTSISPQPSSLGLSGLRTSPVPPNPMLGMVQPGMGMAPMSMGMGAPGMGLGMMQASPMGMPYSGLSPMAPPGSGLMGPGGAPPPQLILGGPTGTGGVMGAGGSVGGGGTTGASTNPFLL is encoded by the exons ATGTCGACCTCATCGCTACGGCGACAAGTGAAGAACATCGTCCACAACTATTCAGAGGCTGAAATCAAG GTAAGAGAGGCGACGTCCAATGACCCATGGGGCCCCAGCAGCTCTCTTATGTCAGAGATTGCCGATCTTACCTACAATGTCGTGGCCTTTTCGGAAATCATGAGCATGGTATGGAAGCGCCTCAACGACCACGGCAAGAACTGGAGACATGTGTACAAG GCTATGACTCTTATGGAGTACCTGATCAAAACGGGTTCAGAACGTGTTGCCCAACAGTGCCGAGAGAATATTTACGCAGTCCAGACCCTCAAAGATTTCCAGTACATAGACAGAGATGGCAAAGACCAG GGGGTGAATGTTCGAGAGAAAGCCAAACAGTTGGTGACACTGTTGAAAGATGAAGAGAGACTAAGAGAGGAGAGGATCCATGccctgaaaaccaaagagaagaTGGCACAGACCTCCAGTG CCTCCTCAGCCCCCTCAGCACCCAGCCTGGGGGGCAGCCTTTCGCTGGGCTCTCACTCCGGTGGTGCTGATAGTGAGCAGGCTTGGCCACAGAGCTCTGGAGAAGAAGATCTGCAGCTCCAGCTGGCTTTGGCCATGAGTAAAGAAGAGGCAGAGCAG AATAGCACGGACCCTCTGGAGGATGCAGAGCTCCGCTATGCACTCACACTCAGCAAAGAGATTCACCAACAG GAGGAGCGGCTGCGCAGAGGTGATGACCTGAGACTGCAGATGGCTATCGAGGAGAGCAAGAGGGAGAAGCCAAAATCAGAG AGTGCTCTGATGGAGCTGAGTGCTGTGGACCCCTGGGGGGCCCCTGCTGCTCCCGCTGTGGGCTCTGCTGGACCCTCACCTCCACCCACAGTTTCTGCCTCTGCTGCCTCAGGCCCATGGGGCACAGCTTCCACAGATCCATGGGGGGTAGCATCACCTACATCCCCTACTAGCTCCGACCCTTGGGGTGGGGGAGCTCCGCCCACTATAGCTCCTCCTCCAGACCCCTGGGGAGATACATCCAACAAAGTTAACAACGTCGACCCTTGGGGAAGTTCAG CTGTGACCCCCCCCAGTGCTGACCCCTGGGGTCCTCCATTGCCTCCCAgcacttcctcctctgggggGCCAGTAGACCCCTGGGCAAAGGACGGGCCTGTCCCTGCCTCTGACCCTATCACCTCCGACATCTGGAGTGGCTCTGCCAAACACACTAACGGCACAG ATCCAGAGAGGCGAGGTTCTTCAGCAACAGGCGCTGACAGCACAGGCTCACCGGTGCCCTTTGACCTGTCCTCTCTTGGATCTTCACTTCCTGTTCGGAAGACTCCTGAGTCCTTCCTTGGCCCCAACGCAGCACTGGTGGATCTTGATTCCCTGGTGCCGTCTAAACCCAAACCCAAACAGCCACCACCACCTTCCATCTCTTCCTCATCAGCACACAATCCCTTCCTTCAGAACACAG GTTCATCTCCTGCTACTGGTATGGCAGTGACTCCAGGCAGTACCATTTCCAGTAGGGGGGTTTCTCCAACACCTGCGTCCTCCAACCCTTTTGGTGTGGCCCCTCCTATGACCTCTATCTCACCTCAGCCCTCCTCACTTGGACTGAGTGGCCTCCGCACCAGTCCTGTGCCTCCCAATCCCATGCTGGGCATGGTGCAACCAGGAATGGGCATGGCGCCGATGAGTATGGGAATGGGGGCTCCAGGAATGGGCCTGGGCATGATGCAGGCCAGCCCCATGGGCATGCCCTACAGTGGGCTCTCCCCAATGGCACCCCCAGGCTCGGGTCTCATGGGACCTGGAGGTGCACCACCTCCTCAGCTGATTTTGGGTGGGCCCACAGGAACAGGAGGGGTGATGGGGGCGGGAGGATCAGTGGGAGGTGGAGGAACGACGGGTGCAAGCACCAACCCATTTCTTCTTTGA